The genomic DNA TGGCGAGTAAAATGATACCGCCGAAACAGAGCATGATCATTTGAATCACCATGTCCATGCCAATTGGCTTAGTGCCTTCTTGAATGGTGCGGATCTCCGGCCACATTGCAATCACCACGATCACTAAAATCGAGGAGATGAACAGCAGCACGGAGTTACGTGCTGATGCTGGCAAGGTTTCATCGAGTGAGGTGGCGGTGGTATTGAGGATTTTTTCACGCCAAACCGGATCTTGCAGTCTTGCTTGATACTCAGGATCGTTTTCCAGCTCTTTACCGCGTCTCAAACTGTACAGCGACATTAAAAGCGTACCGAATAAAGTCGCTGGTACCGTGACCATCAAAATCGATAGTAGGGTGATTTCATGGTTAATGTTGGAGAGTTGTGCCAAGTAGTAAACCACGGCGGCCGAAATCGGCGAGGCGGTAATGGCGATTTGTGACGCAACGGATGCTGCCGCCATAGGGCGCTCAGGACGAATGCCATTTTTCAGGGCAACGTCACCAATGATTGGCATGATCGAGTAAACCGCATGACCTGTACCCAGCATAAACGTCATTGTGTAAGTGACAAAAGGGGCAATTAAAGTGACGCGTTTGGGGTTTTTGCGCAGCATACGCTCCGCCACTTGCAGCATGTATTTTAAGCCACCAGCCGCTTCGAGAATCGAGGCACAAGTGACAACCGCGAGGATGATTAACATCACGGTGATCGGTGGCGAGGTCGGTGGCATCTTGAAGACGAAAACTTCGATAACCAAACCGATCCCTGAGACAACGCCAAGTCCAATACCGCCATACCGAGAGCCGATATACAGCATCAGAAGTAGAAAGAGAAATTCCACATACAGCATTTGATGTTCCCTATATTTAAATGAAGTTGTATGTATTGTCTGGTTTCATTTGCAAAAATTATGAAGCAGAGTTCACAGAATCCTATGCGGGAAATATCAGATGCTGATATTCAGGAGGGAATCACACTATCAGGCTGAAAAGTAAAGATTTTAGGTGGTTTTGTGTAACGAGTATGTTGCGCCACACAAAGCGTTATTTTGACCATCAAGCCAAGCGAAAGACTTGGCTTGATGTTGGTCAAGAAGTCGTCTAGTCGTAAATGGTTGGAATCGGCTGACGCTTATGTTGAGTCGCGTTATAAATCGCGATCAAACGTTCACTCACGTGTGCTGGAACGGGGTTTCCTTCCAGAAAATCGTCGATTTGCTCATAAGTCAGATTCAAGGCTGCTTCATCGGCTTTTTGCGGCGCGAGTTCTTCAAGATCCGCGGTGGGTGTTTTGTGTACCAGTTGTGCGGGAGCACCCAAGGTTTCAGCCAGCAAACGAACTTGGCGTTTGTTGAGGCCAAACAGTGGGGCGAGATCACAAGCACCATCGCCAAACTTGGTGTAAAAACCGGTAATGTTCTCGGCTGAGTGATCCGTCCCTAGTACCAATCCACCTACATAACCAGCAATTTCATACTGCGCGACCATGCGCGCGCGCGCTTTCACATTGCCTTTAATGAAATCGATCTTGGCGGGATCGCTTGGAACCAGACCGGTATTGGTTAAGGCTTGTTGTGACGCCGCGTGTAAGCCATCTACCCCCGCTTTGATGTTCACCGAAACCGAGTGAGTTGGACGAATAAAGGAGAGTGCAAGTTGCGCTTCATCTTCATCTTTTTGCTCGCCGTAAGGCAAACGCACCGCGATAAATTGGTAGTCAGAAGTATTGTGCTGCTGATTGAGCTCTTCAACAGCGAGTTGGGCTAAGCGGCCACAGGTCGTTGAATCAACACCACCACTGATGCCCAAAACTAAGGATTTGCAGCGAGCTTCGGTGAGCTTACGTTTAATAAAAGCCACGCGGCGTTCGATTTCAAACTGCGGATCAATCGAAGGCAGTACGCGCATTTCTTCACGGATCTTGTGTTCCATAGGTTCCTTTCCTGCAAGCAATGTCAATTTTTCGGTGTATGATACCGCAATCGTTGAATTAGAAAACCGAGAAAGGGCATTTCCTGATCGGCAAGGTACACAATGAAAAAGATTGCGGTGTTTGGCAGCGCCTTTAATCCTCCGACCTTAGGCCACAAAAGCATTATTGATTCGCTTGGTCATTTTGATTTGATTCTGTTAGTGCCGAGCATTGCCCATGCTTGGGGAAAAACCATGCTCGATTACGAGTTGCGCAATCAACTGGTCGATCAATTCATTCAAGATATAGGCTCAAGCAAAGTGCAGCGTTCCGATGTTGAGCAAGCCTTATTTACTCCGCCAGAGGCCGTTACTACTTATGCGGTGTTGACGTGTTTGCAAGCTCTCTATCCTGACGATGAGTTCACCTTTGTGTTAGGGCCAGACAATCTACTTAATTTCGGAAAATTCTACAAAGCCGATGAAATACTGCAGCGTTGGACAGTGATGGCATGCCCTGAAAGGTTGCCTATCCGCAGCACTACGATTCGTGATGCTCTGCAAAATAGACACCCCATTACAGGCATGACCACAGCTGGAGTTGAACGCTTGTTACATCAGCAGCAGCTTTATACAAACCCAAGCTTCTAATTCTAATATGCATTGGCTGAGTGACTGAGGGTTGTTCGTCATTCAGCCAGTGGATGCCAAGTATTACTCATTGATCTCGTGAAATATCCTCCTCCTATCTGCGCTATTGTGCTAAAACTAAATAAGGTCAAAGTAGTTGGAGTGTGGAGACGACATGGATCTGTTTGCAGATATGCGGCAAGACGCCGCCGAGGAAAAAGAACGTGTAGTCATGCACTGCCATGAACCTTGGCGCGTTTTACTGGTCGATGATGATGAACAGATGCATCAAATCACCCGATTGGCATTAGCGGGTTTCCAATTCCAAAATCGTACATTGGAGCTGATTTCGGTGCTTTCTGGACAAGAAGCCAAGGCTGTGATGGCTGAAAAATCCGATATTGCTTTGGCATTGATTGACGTGGTGATGGAAACTGAACACGCGGGTCTAGATTTGGTGCGTTACATTCGTGAAGAGCTCCAAAACCGTCAAGTGCGTTTGGTGCTGCGTACCGGACAAGCAGGGCAAGCTCCTGAAGATAAAGTCATCAAAGAGTATGAGATTGATGATTACAAAGAAAAAACCGAGCTGACCACCCAAAAATTGCGTACCTTGCTGTATTCGATGTTGCGTGCTTATCGCGATTTATGTTTGATTGAAGATCAAAAACGAGGGTTAAGCCAAGTGATTGAGGCTTCTGCGAATGTCCAGAACACCAGAACCCTACAAACCTACGCGACAGCGGTGTTGAGCCAATTAACCTCACTGCTTAAATTGCATGCTTCCGCATTTTACTGTGTGGTGAACCCGCGCCCAGGAGAAGAGCAGTACAGTGCATTAACCGTTGCTACAACGGCAGAATGTGTGGATTTGTATGTGGAATCTCCGTTCAAAGGGCTCCCCGAAGAGGTTGAAATTCGCTGTAAAGAGGTGTTGAACAACGGGCGTACCCGTGATTACGGGGATGCCTATGTGTTCTTTAAACAAGATGAACGTGGTGTTGATAGCGTACTGTATGTCGATCTTGATCAAGAGCTTTCCGAGTTGGATAGAAAGCTACTGGAAATCTACATGTACAACATTGGGCTGACGTTCGAAAACATTAACTTGATGGTGGATCTACGCGAAACCTCGAAAGAGTTGGTGTACAACCTTGCGAATGCCGTAGAGGCGCGTAGCCGAGAAACGGGAGCGCATGTTCAGCGAGTTTCGTTGTTTTGCGAACGGTTGGCGTTGCTATACGGGCTACCAGATGCTGATGCCGATATGATCAAAAGTGCAGCCCCCCTGCATGATGTCGGTAAAGTCGCCATTCCAGATAGTATTTTGCATAAACCCGGCAAGTTGGATGCTCAAGAGTGGGCGATTATGCAAAAGCATGTTGAGTACGGTGTAGATATTCTGAGTCGTTCTAAGCGGCGATTGATTCATGTTGCGAAAGAAATTGCTGCTACCCACCATGAGAAATGGGATGGCAGTGGTTATCCGAACCGCTTACAAGGCGATGATATTCCCATTTCAGGCCGTATTACTGCTTTAGCCGATGTCTTTGATGCTCTAGGGGCAAAACGTTCCTATAAAGATCCGTGGTCAGATGAACAGATCCGAGAAGAGTTAATTGCGCAAAAAGGGCGTCACTTTGAGCCAAAACTGGTTGAACTGTTACTCAAACATTGGGATGAGTTTATTGCCATCCGTGCTTCGCTGCCGGATTAGGGTGGCTAATGGCGTCGGCGCGAAGTATGGCTAGGTCACGGAATCGGGTATTTGAGGCATCGATAGCGCTTTGGGTAATGTGATCACGTAATGCACACCGTGCCCCGGTTCGGAGGCAAAAGCCAGTTGGCCATGCAGCTTTTGCTTAACCAAATTAAACACTAGATTTAATCCCAATCCTGATCCACCTTGACCTCGTTTAGTGGTAAAAAATGGTTCAAAGATTTTCTGATGCAGCTCTTTTGCCACACCGCATCCATTGTCTCGATACTCAATAATGATCTGCTGCTCTTTTTGATAGAAGTGAATATCAATCGCTGGTTGAGAGGTCTCTGCGAAAGCGTGATTCACACTGTTCATTACCAAATTAGTCATTATCTGCGTTAGTACGCCAGGTAAGCTGTTCATCATCACGGCATCATCCCCATGCAGTTGCGGCGTCACCGGAATTTTTCGTGTTTCACTGTGTAAGCTGGCCATCAGTGCGTCGAGGACTTGTTTTACGTCAAATTGGCTACGGCTTTCCGAAACTTGATCGACGGCCGTCTGTTTAAAATCTCGAATCAGTCGCGCGGCTCGGTTGAGGTTAGTTTCTAACATGAGGGTGCTCTGAGTCATCCTCGCCATCAATTCTGCAAACTGTTGGCTGGTGAGTGTTTGTTGGTTGAAAGCGTTCAGCAAGCTTTCTCGTGTTTCTTGAATCACAGAAGTGGCCGTCACCGCAATACCTAATGGCGTATTCACTTCATGTGCGACGCCTGCCACTAAGCCACCGAGAGCGGCGAGCTTCTCAGATTCAATCAGTTGGGTTTGGGTTTCTTGTAAACGGGTTAGACTGAGCGCTAAGTCTTGCGTTCGAGTCGCGACTTGTTGCTCCAGATCTTGGTTCATGATTTCTAAACTCAATTGAGCCAGTTTGAGTGATGTAA from Vibrio tarriae includes the following:
- a CDS encoding DUF3369 domain-containing protein, with amino-acid sequence MDLFADMRQDAAEEKERVVMHCHEPWRVLLVDDDEQMHQITRLALAGFQFQNRTLELISVLSGQEAKAVMAEKSDIALALIDVVMETEHAGLDLVRYIREELQNRQVRLVLRTGQAGQAPEDKVIKEYEIDDYKEKTELTTQKLRTLLYSMLRAYRDLCLIEDQKRGLSQVIEASANVQNTRTLQTYATAVLSQLTSLLKLHASAFYCVVNPRPGEEQYSALTVATTAECVDLYVESPFKGLPEEVEIRCKEVLNNGRTRDYGDAYVFFKQDERGVDSVLYVDLDQELSELDRKLLEIYMYNIGLTFENINLMVDLRETSKELVYNLANAVEARSRETGAHVQRVSLFCERLALLYGLPDADADMIKSAAPLHDVGKVAIPDSILHKPGKLDAQEWAIMQKHVEYGVDILSRSKRRLIHVAKEIAATHHEKWDGSGYPNRLQGDDIPISGRITALADVFDALGAKRSYKDPWSDEQIREELIAQKGRHFEPKLVELLLKHWDEFIAIRASLPD
- a CDS encoding anaerobic C4-dicarboxylate transporter, with the translated sequence MLYVEFLFLLLMLYIGSRYGGIGLGVVSGIGLVIEVFVFKMPPTSPPITVMLIILAVVTCASILEAAGGLKYMLQVAERMLRKNPKRVTLIAPFVTYTMTFMLGTGHAVYSIMPIIGDVALKNGIRPERPMAAASVASQIAITASPISAAVVYYLAQLSNINHEITLLSILMVTVPATLFGTLLMSLYSLRRGKELENDPEYQARLQDPVWREKILNTTATSLDETLPASARNSVLLFISSILVIVVIAMWPEIRTIQEGTKPIGMDMVIQMIMLCFGGIILLATKTDPRSVPNGVVFKSGMVAAIAIFGIAWMSDTYFQYAMPQFKSGIVEMVTNYPWTFALALFIVSVVVNSQAAVARMMLPVGLGLGLEPALLIGLMPALYGYFFIPNYPSDIATVNFDNTGTTKIGKWYFNHSFMSIGLIAVISACCVGFVLSKIIIG
- the nadE gene encoding ammonia-dependent NAD(+) synthetase, with the protein product MEHKIREEMRVLPSIDPQFEIERRVAFIKRKLTEARCKSLVLGISGGVDSTTCGRLAQLAVEELNQQHNTSDYQFIAVRLPYGEQKDEDEAQLALSFIRPTHSVSVNIKAGVDGLHAASQQALTNTGLVPSDPAKIDFIKGNVKARARMVAQYEIAGYVGGLVLGTDHSAENITGFYTKFGDGACDLAPLFGLNKRQVRLLAETLGAPAQLVHKTPTADLEELAPQKADEAALNLTYEQIDDFLEGNPVPAHVSERLIAIYNATQHKRQPIPTIYD
- a CDS encoding nicotinate-nicotinamide nucleotide adenylyltransferase, which encodes MKKIAVFGSAFNPPTLGHKSIIDSLGHFDLILLVPSIAHAWGKTMLDYELRNQLVDQFIQDIGSSKVQRSDVEQALFTPPEAVTTYAVLTCLQALYPDDEFTFVLGPDNLLNFGKFYKADEILQRWTVMACPERLPIRSTTIRDALQNRHPITGMTTAGVERLLHQQQLYTNPSF